The sequence GCAACCTAACAAATACACACATATCAAGGCAACAAGAGTAATCAGCAGTATGATATCTGCCCTTCTCCATTCTTTCTTAATATTCGCCAACAATCCAGCCTTGCACGAATCACAACTGTAGCAAAGTTGATTTTGGTCATTGTTCCAATTCAGGCAGTCCATATCTGCAGCATTGTTGATAGGACTTATCCAGTACGTTGGATTCACAAATGTATACCCACATTGGGTAGGAGGCTTACAGCATCCTGACTGTAAAGCAACAAAAATTAACAACATAAAACATGAGTTTAGCTTTTATCATTCAACGTTTACAAGACCCCtcttgttaaagaaaaaaataaataaaagggtTACTCTTATAGTGCCAAAGAAAGTAGTGTTTCTATATTACTTTCCATATTACTCTTTAAAGTGAAATATCAAGAAGGTCGCATTCCTTCGTTTCGGGACAAAAACAATATCATATAACTAGGAGGataaaatctcataaacaaaAATGTGTTTCTACAATGACCATGAACAGGATAGATACAGTAATGACCTAAAAcagagaatttttttttctcttttccttccGTTGAAGAtttaattccttttctttttcttaatcttaGTAGAGATTTTCTTCCAGATTTAAGTTATGTGATTTAAACATGGAAGctcaactaaaattaaaaataagaagaagagaaaaagtaaaagtttaCCTGTAAGGGGGTAATACGAGCATTAAAAAAATCTTGAGCCATGCGATAACTCTGATTCAGCTCAGCACACATACTGCTAGAGCTAAGGCAGCTTCTGATTCGATCCCACTTATAAGAACTTTGAACCCTTTGGCGAAGCCATCCTGAATAATCATCAAGGTGATACTCCAAGTAGGTTCTACTTGGTGCAAGGTGACCCGAGCCCCTAAGGGTGACCATATAAATGAAAACCACCAAACATGCAAGCAATATTATAAGGATGAGCATTGCAATGAGATAAAATATTAGGAGCCATGGGATTCTCCAAAATCCTCCTACGAACCCTGCTAAAGCCACAACCAAAATGAGTATGCCCAAAATGATGACTGGCCATTGTAGAATCCTCACGCAAGAGTTGTCGGGCTCCATTGCCAGCCAGATCCCAGCACCGATGATCGGTATAGAGAGGAGCATTGCAACGAAGTTGATGGCACCGATAACATTATTGCTGAGTGCCATAGTTTGGAGTATGTTTTAGGCAGGCAGGTTCTGTTTTGCTGCTATGGAGCTCAGACAATGAcaatggaaagaaaagaaaaggggggGTAGAGTACTAGTGATAGATGTTGAAAAATAGCTAAAATGACCAGCTTTAGTCATATGATATGATGCCCCACTCCATTTTTATTCCTTACTTGGATCCATGACAAGTAAAGAAAAGATGACCCTTTTTAATAGTGTTTTTGGCCCAATGACTCTGAGCAGCTACTTTTTGAAAAGGAGTTCCTTGTATTGGAAAGACgagagatttaaaaaaaaaaaaagaaaaaaaaaaaaagggaagaaatTAGTTGTATGcaactttttgttttttttttctttgaacaatTAAACTTCATTGCATGAAATGGGCAAAGCCCAACGAAGTTGGGCAAgttacatataattaaaactaagTTAACAATATTGTAATCCTAACAGATAAAAGGAAGAGCAGCGGCTTTAGTGCTTCAAGAACCCCAACGTGCAAATCCAAAGAGGGAATAGTTGTTGCTATGCTTTTGCACTTTGGCTTGGAAAAATAGCAACTAAATCATGCATTGATATATAAACGGAGGAGGGGGAAAGATCATCCCCGAAAGCCAAAGGCAAACACCTCTGAAGCCATTTTCACCCGAGATCAGAGTGTAGACAACTTGACTACTTCGCTAATAAAGGCGAAAACAATGATGCTGCTAGATGCAAAGTAAATCCCTTGCTTCTGTGCCTCTTGGAAGAAACAGGTACAAAAGCCACTTGAGCACTTAGAAGCAAACTTGAGATCTTTGATATGAAACCAACAAAAGCATAAAGCATTTGAAAACATAGAACATCGCCTACTTAGAGGCACTaggaaattatatatatgtgagAGGAAAGGAAAATCCTAAAGAACAAAGTGGGTAAAATCTAGAGGGAGAATTTGTAAAgagagacaaaagaaaaacaagattATGGGGCAGTTGTATGCAACTTAACTTAAGCTTTAATTGGTATGTGCTTTTGGAACTTTTATTTTCCCGGTTTTCTGTTATTCGTTTTATGGCCCTTCAAAAAGTTTGGTACTTGCTACACTCATTTAAAGTGATATGTTTATATAGGAACAATGGCCAATTTCACCCCTGAACTTTTGTGATTTGGGCCAAACAAACCTATTTTTACCTTTTTAGCTCAGATACTTGCCATTTTTAGCTCATATAATAACCTCTGTTTCTATatggaaaataaattgatgATACCCACACTTACAAACCAAAACATAAaatgacttcttttctttttcctcttttcgtatgtaatatatatatatatatatatatatatatatatatatatatatgtatgtatgtttCATTTGTAAGCAAATACTTAGGATCTACACTGTTTCTTTTTGTATACAgtaccaaaaataaattaacccCCTCTAATCTCTTCTTTTGATGGAGCTGACGTCAAAGATTTCTTCATACAATCAACAATCCCTTCACAATCTGCTTCCGGAAGGATGCAGCCTGATACATCCTCAATATCATTCTCTACATGTGAATGGGGAGACCGAAGGTTCCCGTGAGTCTGACAAGCCCTCATGGTTTTACAGTGTTCAGCTTCATCATCTCTGATGTTCAAAAATACATCATACAAATTATCTGCAAGGGAGAATAGTTGAAAAACAAACATTGCATCTGTCACTGTCTCAATTAAAAAccaggaaaaataaaataagctcTTAAAATATCAAAGTTTCTCATAATAATATAGGGCAGGGCAGGGCATGTTACCTATTTTCGGCCTTCGAGAATGGGGAGCTCTGGAAGTTTGAAATTCATCTGGGAAAGGATTTGAGAAAGCATCAGTTCAGCTCACATGTTAGAAGACGATGATAGGCCATCAGGAGACAAACTTACCAAACAGGTACAAGTCACCCTCTGTATAGTATTTTACAGCAACTTCAGGTGCAGGCAATTTTTTCAACTCCTCTATAAATAAAGACAGACAACCAGTATATATCAGTATTGGTGCACTTGTAAATGGAGAATAGCGAATCTATAATGTTAAACAACGGATGAGGATTATTCATCTAACTGTTTGCACTTGCAGACAAAAGGATCTCTTAAATCATTAAACTGTGGATATAATAGCACTCAGGGGGTGCATAAAATTCCTCACAACCAGAGATAGGTGAAACTAATTCGACTTATATCATGGTAGGTATTATTGGTTAGTCGG comes from Ricinus communis isolate WT05 ecotype wild-type chromosome 5, ASM1957865v1, whole genome shotgun sequence and encodes:
- the LOC8277960 gene encoding protein TORNADO 2, producing the protein MALSNNVIGAINFVAMLLSIPIIGAGIWLAMEPDNSCVRILQWPVIILGILILVVALAGFVGGFWRIPWLLIFYLIAMLILIILLACLVVFIYMVTLRGSGHLAPSRTYLEYHLDDYSGWLRQRVQSSYKWDRIRSCLSSSSMCAELNQSYRMAQDFFNARITPLQSGCCKPPTQCGYTFVNPTYWISPINNAADMDCLNWNNDQNQLCYSCDSCKAGLLANIKKEWRRADIILLITLVALICVYLLGCCAFRNAKTEDIFRRYKQGYT